From a single Miscanthus floridulus cultivar M001 chromosome 8, ASM1932011v1, whole genome shotgun sequence genomic region:
- the LOC136472982 gene encoding probable 4-hydroxy-tetrahydrodipicolinate reductase 1, chloroplastic, producing MLSATIAAHPAAATALRRRYPLRPRQPLCAPMGTAAKRQWMATARLSVTNALANLSVESAPAAPPKLSFPILVNSCTGKMGKAVAEAAVSAGLQLVPVSFSAMEVPDGKIEVCDREICIHDPSESEKILPSIVKEYPDLIVVDYTVPDAVNANAELYCKLGLPFVMGTTGGNRQLLHKTVHDANIYAVISPQMGKQVVAFLAAMEIMSEQFPGAFSGYKLEVMESHQATKLDISGTAKAVISFFQKLGVSFDMNEVKQVRDPEEQVTLVGVPEEHLGGHAFHMYHLTSPDGTVSFEFQHNVCGRSIYAEGTVDAAMFLYTKIKSGASKKLYDMIDVLREGNMR from the exons ATGCTCTCCGCCACCATCGCCGcgcaccccgccgccgccacagcgCTGCGGCGAAGGTACCCGCTTCGCCCTCGCCAGCCACTCTGCGCTCCAATGGGCACGGCGGCGAAGAGGCAGTGGATGGCGACGGCGAGGCTCTCGGTCACAAACGCGCTCGCTAACCTATCCGTTGAGAGCGCTCCCGCGGCGCCTCCCAAGCTCTCGTTCCCGATACTG GTGAATAGTTGCACTGGAAAAATGGGAAAGGCTGTTGCTGAAGCAGCTGTCTCGGCTGGTCTTCAGTTAGTTCCTGTATCATTCAGTGCCATGGAGGTCCCTGATGGAAAGATTGAAGTATGTGATAGAGAAATTTGTATTCATGACCCATCTGAAAGTGAAAAAATTCTTCCTTCCATTGTTAAGGAGTACCCAGATCTCATAGTTGTCGATTACACTGTGCCTGATGCTGTTAATG CCAATGCTGAACTCTATTGCAAATTGGGTTTGCCATTTGTAATGGGCACAACTGGTGGAAATAGGCAACTGTTGCACAAAACTGTGCATGATGCGAATATCTATGCTGTGATATCCCCACAGATGGGGAAGCAG GTTGTTGCTTTTCTTGCTGCCATGGAAATTATGTCAGAGCAATTTCCTGGTGCATTTTCAGGTTACAAACTGGAG GTCATGGAGTCTCATCAAGCAACAAAATTGGACATTTCTGGGACTGCCAAGGCTGTTATCTCTTTCTTTCAGAAGTTGGGTGTATCGTTTGACATGAACGAG GTAAAGCAAGTTAGGGATCCTGAGGAGCAGGTAACCTTGGTAGGTGTCCCAGAAGAACATCTTGGGGGTCATGCCTTCCACATGTACCATCTCACATCACCTGATGGGAC AGTTTCGTTTGAGTTTCAGCACAATGTATGTGGCCGTTCAATATACGCAGAAGGAACTGTTGATGCTGCTATGTTTCTCTACACAAAG ATAAAATCGGGGGCGAGCAAGAAATTGTATGACATGATTGATGTCTTGAGAGAAGGGAACATGAGATGA